The Coffea arabica cultivar ET-39 chromosome 8e, Coffea Arabica ET-39 HiFi, whole genome shotgun sequence genome window below encodes:
- the LOC113703270 gene encoding carboxylesterase 1-like, which produces MPDQVQQPVDPNENPYGYLGMAKNPDGSITRLAQLPGTPASSDPSNPFHLSKDLDINQSKGTWARIFVPREAFDSSPAKKLPLIIYFHGGGFILCSVNSSSFDALYTPIVTEIPAVVVSVEYRLAPEHRLPAAYEDCFEALHWIKKSKDEWLEKYADFSKAFLMGTSAGGNIAYHVGLHAAACVDDLGPLQIKGLILHQPFFGGIERTESELRLAKNMVIPLTVCDLMWDLSLPIGVDRDHEYCNPTAEIKPGQFDHVKARGWKVLVTGCDGDPLVDRQIELWKKLEENGVSVTGKFDEGGFHGYEIGYPDEAKELVLRIKELVKSATTS; this is translated from the coding sequence atgCCAGATCAAGTTCAGCAGCCAGTTGATCCCAATGAAAACCCCTATGGCTACCTGGGAATGGCCAAAAACCCTGATGGCTCCATCACACGCCTGGCTCAACTTCCGGGCACCCCTGCCTCGTCCGATCCTAGCAACCCTTTTCATCTTTCGAAGGACTTGGACATAAACCAATCGAAGGGCACTTGGGCTCGGATATTCGTCCCCCGGGAAGCATTTGATTCCTCTCCTGCCAAAAAATTGCCCCTGATTATTTATTTCCATGGTGGAGGCTTCATTTTATGTAGCGTGAATTCATCTTCATTTGATGCTTTGTACACTCCGATTGTTACAGAAATTCCGGCTGTAGTTGTCTCCGTCGAGTACCGTCTTGCTCCGGAGCACCGGCTGCCTGCAGCCTACGAAGATTGCTTTGAAGCATTGCATTGGATCAAGAAATCCAAGGatgaatggctggaaaagtatgCTGACTTTTCTAAGGCTTTCTTGATGGGCACCAGTGCTGGTGGTAACATAGCTTATCACGTTGGCCTCCATGCAGCTGCATGTGTTGACGATCTCGGGCCTCTGCAGATCAAAGGGTTGATATTGCATCAGCCATTCTTTGGTGGGATCGAGAGGACTGAGTCAGAGTTGAGGCTCGCCAAAAACATGGTCATACCGTTGACGGTATGTGATCTGATGTGGGATCTGAGCTTGCCAATTGGCGTTGACCGCGATCATGAGTATTGCAATCCAACGGCGGAGATTAAGCCAGGCCAATTTGATCATGTCAAAGCTCGGGGGTGGAAGGTTTTGGTCACTGGCTGTGATGGTGATCCGTTGGTCGACCGTCAGATTGAGCTTTGGAAGAAATTAGAAGAGAACGGTGTATCTGTGACAGGTAAGTTTGATGAGGGAGGATTTCATGGATATGAGATTGGATATCCCGACGAGGCTAAAGAACTAGTCTTGCGAATTAAAGAGCTTGTGAAATCAGCCACCACTTCTTGA
- the LOC113703058 gene encoding carboxylesterase 1-like, which translates to MSDQVQQPVDPNENPYGYMGLAKNPDGSITRLFQPPSTPASSDPSSPFHLSKDLDINQSKGTWARIFVPRKAFDDDDSSPKQKLPLIIYFHAGGFVACSVNTARFDALYTPIVTEIPAVVVSVEYRLAPEHRLPAAYEDCFEALHWIIKNSNDEWLEKHADLSKAFLMGSSAGGNIAYHVGLHVAACVDELLPLQIKGLILHQPYFGGIERTESELRLAKDRVVPLTLSDLLWDLSLPIGVDRDHEYCNPMAKIKPDQFDQVKSLGWKILVTGCDGDLLIDRQIELWKKLEENGVPVAGKFDEGGCHGYEFGDPSKAKELAITIKDLVESTTTS; encoded by the coding sequence ATGTCAGATCAAGTTCAGCAGCCAGTTGATCCTAATGAAAACCCCTATGGCTACATGGGATTGGCAAAAAATCCCGATGGCTCAATCACACGCCTGTTTCAACCACCGAGCACACCTGCCTCGTCCGATCCTAGCAGCCCTTTTCATCTTTCAAAGGACTTGGACATAAACCAATCGAAGGGCACCTGGGCTCGAATATTCGTTCCGCGGAAAGcgtttgatgatgatgattccTCCCCTAAACAAAAATTGCCCCTCATTATTTATTTTCATGCCGGAGGCTTCGTGGCGTGTAGTGTAAATACAGCCAGGTTTGATGCTTTGTACACTCCAATTGTTACTGAAATTCCGGCTGTCGTAGTCTCCGTCGAGTACCGTCTTGCTCCGGAGCACCGACTTCCTGCAGCTTATGAAGATTGCTTCGAAGCCTTGCATTGGATCATCAAAAACTCCAACGATGAATGGCTGGAAAAACATGCTGACTTGTCTAAGGCTTTCTTGATGGGCAGTAGCGCTGGTGGTAACATAGCTTATCATGTTGGCCTCCATGTAGCTGCGTGTGTTGACGAACTCCTGCCTCTGCAGATCAAAGGGTTGATATTGCATCAGCCATACTTTGGTGGGATCGAGAGGACTGAATCAGAGTTGAGGCTCGCCAAGGACAGGGTTGTACCGTTGACATTAAGTGATCTGTTGTGGGATCTGAGCTTGCCAATCGGCGTTGACCGCGATCATGAGTATTGCAATCCAATGGCGAAGATTAAGCCAGACCAATTTGATCAGGTCAAATCTCTAGGGTGGAAGATTTTGGTCACTGGCTGTGACGGTGATCTGTTAATAGACCGCCAGATTGAGCTTTGGAAGAAATTAGAAGAGAATGGTGTACCGGTAGCAGGTAAGTTTGATGAGGGAGGATGTCATGGGTATGAGTTTGGAGATCCCTCCAAGGCTAAAGAACTGGCCATTACCATTAAGGACCTCGTAGAATCTACCACCACTTCTTGA